A DNA window from Arachis duranensis cultivar V14167 chromosome 3, aradu.V14167.gnm2.J7QH, whole genome shotgun sequence contains the following coding sequences:
- the LOC107478273 gene encoding chitin-inducible gibberellin-responsive protein 1 has translation MDSSHLLGYSVTNSSLLSKSSFPTTPPLSHLLLGPLNEAVNSPNLSLSTHFNSDTDSALNDSQQLVEVTRAEKRHKSMEEASLQSIPSSTLKQLLILCAKAMSENKMKDFDQLIDKARSAVSISGEPIQRLGAYLVEGLVARKEKSGNNIYHALRCKQPAGTELLSYMQMLYEICPYFKFGYMAANGAIAEACRNEDRIHIIDFQIAQGTQWTTLLQALAARPSGAPHVRITGIDDPVSKYARGEELEAVGESLSKISKKFDIEVEFHGIPVFAPDVTRDMLDVRPGEALAVNFPLQLHHTADESVDVTNPRDELLRLVKSLSPKVTTLVEQESNTNTTHFFNRFIETLDYYLAMFESIDVALPRTSKERINVEQHCLARDIVNIVSCEGKERVERHELFGKWRSRFTMAGFVQYPLSSYVNSIIRNLLNRYSENYSLVEKDGAMLLAWKNRNLISASAWY, from the coding sequence ATGGATTCATCACATCTTCTCGGTTACAGTGTGACTAATTCTAGCTTACTCAGCAAATCATCTTTTCCAACTACACCTCCGTTATCCCACCTGCTACTTGGACCTTTGAATGAAGCAGTAAACTCACCTAATTTGTCTCTTTCTACTCACTTCAACTCTGATACTGATTCTGCATTGAATGATAGTCAGCAGTTAGTTGAAGTTACGCGTGCAGAGAAACGTCACAAATCAATGGAGGAAGCGTCGCTACAGAGCATTCCATCGAGCACTTTGAAACAATTGCTCATTTTATGCGCCAAAGCAATGTCTGAAAACAAGATGAAAGATTTTGATCAATTGATAGACAAGGCTAGAAGTGCTGTGTCTATCAGCGGGGAGCCAATTCAGCGGCTCGGTGCTTATTTAGTGGAAGGGCTTGTTGCAAGGAAGGAGAAATCGGGTAACAACATCTATCATGCTCTTAGGTGCAAGCAGCCTGCAGGTACAGAGTTACTATCATACATGCAGATGTTATATGAAATTTGTCCATACTTCAAGTTTGGTTACATGGCTGCCAATGGAGCTATTGCTGAAGCATGCCGAAATGAGGATCGAATTCACATCATAGATTTTCAGATTGCACAGGGAACTCAATGGACGACTCTCCTTCAAGCTCTTGCAGCAAGGCCTAGTGGGGCTCCACATGTGCGGATCACCGGGATTGATGATCCTGTTTCTAAATATGCTCGAGGAGAGGAATTGGAGGCAGTTGGTGAAAGTTTGTCGAAAATATCTAAGAAATTTGACATTGAGGTTGAGTTTCATGGAATTCCTGTCTTTGCCCCAGATGTAACCAGGGATATGCTTGATGTCCGGCCTGGAGAGGCCTTGGCCGTTAACTTTCCTCTTCAACTCCATCATACGGCCGATGAGAGTGTCGATGTGACTAATCCAAGGGACGAACTTCTGAGATTGGTTAAGTCTCTTTCTCCTAAGGTAACCACATTGGTGGAGCAGGAATCGAACACAAACACGACGCATTTCTTCAACAGGTTCATAGAAACACTTGATTACTACTTGGCCATGTTCGAGTCCATCGATGTTGCCCTCCCAAGAACGAGCAAGGAGCGGATCAACGTGGAACAACATTGTTTAGCTCGAGATATTGTGAACATTGTTTCTTGTGAAGGGAAGGAAAGGGTGGAGCGGCATGAACTGTTTGGTAAGTGGAGGTCCAGGTTCACAATGGCAGGTTTTGTTCAATATCCTTTGAGCTCTTATGTGAATTCCATTATAAGAAACCTCTTGAATCGCTATTCGGAGAATTATAGTCTGGTGGAGAAGGATGGAGCCATGCTGTTGGCATGGAAGAACAGAAATTTGATATCAGCTTCAGCCTGGTATTAA